The following coding sequences are from one Pseudonocardia sp. HH130630-07 window:
- a CDS encoding NAD(P)H-dependent oxidoreductase subunit E, translated as MDLHLSTAEPAAAEREAIDAAFAFHAPAAAGLTADDRPTRSRHAGHAARSRRHLLLPVLHAVHDAVGWLSEGALNHVARTLQVPPAEVYGVATFYAMFAVEPRAPRVVHVCDDVVCGPNGGERIAAELGAALGPEAGAGATDRPDACWVRSPCLGLCERAPAVLHQRAGEPDLSQAPASPSVVLAAATAPADPAGAQAAAADRAFADAAVSAPQTTTGEPLRLLRRVGTVDPGSLDDYRSRGGYAALRRAVDLGPSRVIAELKDSSLTGRGGAAFPTGVKWERVAQSPERPHHLVCNADESEPGTFKDRVLMEGDPFGLVEAMTIAGFVTGATVGHLYVRGEYPLATRRLQDAISAARARGYLGPDVLGEGFAFDIDLRRGAGAYICGEETALLESIEGRRGEPRNKPPFPASVGLFGRPTAINNVETLYNVLEVLNIGGEAFAAVGGGRSTGSKLFCVSGAVAAPGVYEVDFGTTLRRLLDLAGGVRGSLRTVLLGGAAGGFVLPADLDVPLTLEGARDIGATLGSGVVLVFDDRADLTATLRRIAAFFRDESCGQCVPCRVGTVRQEEALARLERDAPIGSRETELALLDDLARVMRDASICGLGQTAPSAVASAIDLGLIAVPTRHQEDGR; from the coding sequence ATGGACCTGCACCTGTCCACGGCCGAGCCCGCCGCGGCCGAGCGGGAGGCGATCGACGCCGCCTTCGCGTTCCACGCCCCGGCCGCGGCCGGGCTCACCGCCGACGACCGGCCGACCCGGTCCCGGCACGCCGGGCACGCCGCGCGGTCCCGGCGGCACCTGCTGCTCCCGGTGCTGCACGCCGTGCACGACGCCGTCGGGTGGCTCTCGGAGGGAGCGCTCAACCACGTCGCGCGGACCCTGCAGGTCCCGCCGGCCGAGGTCTACGGCGTCGCGACCTTCTACGCCATGTTCGCGGTGGAGCCGCGGGCCCCGCGGGTCGTGCACGTGTGCGACGACGTCGTCTGCGGGCCGAACGGCGGCGAACGGATCGCCGCGGAACTCGGCGCGGCGCTCGGGCCGGAGGCCGGCGCCGGGGCCACCGACCGGCCGGACGCCTGCTGGGTGCGCAGCCCCTGCCTGGGGCTGTGCGAGCGGGCACCGGCGGTCCTGCACCAGCGGGCCGGCGAGCCGGACCTGTCGCAGGCGCCGGCGTCGCCGTCCGTGGTGCTCGCGGCGGCGACCGCACCGGCCGACCCGGCCGGTGCGCAGGCGGCGGCGGCCGACCGGGCGTTCGCCGACGCCGCGGTCTCGGCCCCGCAGACCACCACCGGCGAGCCGCTGCGGCTGCTGCGCCGGGTCGGGACCGTCGACCCGGGATCGCTCGACGACTACCGGTCCCGCGGCGGCTACGCGGCCCTGCGCCGGGCGGTCGACCTGGGGCCGAGCCGGGTGATCGCGGAGCTGAAGGACTCGTCGCTGACCGGACGGGGCGGCGCGGCGTTCCCGACCGGCGTCAAGTGGGAGAGGGTCGCGCAGTCCCCGGAGCGCCCGCACCACCTGGTCTGCAACGCCGACGAGTCCGAGCCGGGCACGTTCAAGGACCGGGTGCTGATGGAGGGTGACCCGTTCGGCCTCGTCGAGGCGATGACGATCGCCGGCTTCGTCACCGGCGCGACCGTCGGGCACCTGTACGTGCGCGGCGAGTACCCGCTCGCCACCCGCCGGCTGCAGGACGCGATCTCGGCCGCCCGTGCCCGCGGCTACCTCGGGCCGGACGTGCTGGGGGAGGGTTTCGCCTTCGACATCGACCTGCGGCGCGGCGCGGGCGCCTACATCTGCGGCGAGGAGACGGCACTGCTGGAGTCGATCGAGGGCCGCCGCGGGGAGCCCCGGAACAAGCCGCCGTTCCCGGCCTCGGTCGGGCTGTTCGGCAGGCCCACGGCGATCAACAACGTCGAGACGCTCTACAACGTCCTCGAGGTCCTGAACATCGGCGGGGAGGCGTTCGCCGCGGTCGGCGGCGGCCGTTCCACCGGGTCGAAGCTCTTCTGCGTCTCCGGCGCGGTGGCGGCGCCCGGCGTCTACGAGGTGGACTTCGGCACGACGCTGCGCCGGCTCCTGGACCTCGCGGGCGGCGTCCGGGGGTCGCTGCGCACCGTGCTGCTCGGCGGCGCCGCCGGTGGTTTCGTGCTCCCGGCCGATCTCGACGTCCCGCTCACCCTGGAGGGCGCCCGCGACATCGGCGCGACCCTCGGTTCCGGGGTCGTCCTCGTGTTCGACGACCGCGCCGACCTCACCGCGACGCTGCGCCGGATCGCCGCGTTCTTCCGCGACGAGTCCTGCGGGCAGTGCGTGCCCTGCCGGGTGGGCACCGTCCGGCAGGAGGAGGCGCTGGCCCGGCTGGAGCGCGACGCGCCGATCGGGTCCCGGGAGACCGAGCTGGCCCTGCTCGACGACCTGGCCAGGGTCATGCGGGACGCCTCGATCTGCGGGCTCGGCCAGACCGCCCCGTCGGCCGTCGCGTCGGCGATCGACCTGGGCCTGATCGCGGTGCCCACCCGACACCAGGAGGACGGGCGATGA
- a CDS encoding molybdopterin oxidoreductase family protein, whose amino-acid sequence MTAIRPHTRRGSRPRHVRLTEPLVREHGVLRPASWPEALDRAAAGFRDVPGERFGMFSCSKATNEMNYTAQKFARAVMGSNNVDSCNRTUHAPSVVGLTAVFGAGGGTSSYVEAENADLLVLWGSNARETHPIFFHHVLQGLRRGARMFSVDPRHTSTAHWADSWLGLDVGTDIALANAVGREIIRAGLVNRTFVERSTTGYDDYAAAVEPYTLERAEEITGVPASSIRELAHAYGRADRAQICWTLGITEHHNAADYVFALINLALLTGHVGRYGSGLVPLRGQNNVQGGGDMGAIPAKLPGGYDVSDDDARARFEAVYRGRPIPPAKGMHLSEMFEAMERRELTALYCIGENPAESEANATHARNLLRGLDNLVVQDIFRTATAELADVVLPAAADWCEYEGTVTNSERRVQRVRKALDPPGLARPDTHVIGDIARRLGQDWGTPTAEQVWDELRSVSLNWHHGMSYARLDELGGIQWPCPDEEHPGTPLMHARLWETDPDLRGAPAPFTPVAHVPPVDELSAEFPVRLTTVRLLDAYNSGVQTGGYSSPLRRRESLRMDAADAAHLGIADGDRVRVTSRRGSVEAPVWLDPSLRPGLASFTPHFTEEVDVNVLTNDAWDPKSGTSEFKATAVRIERVAGGTPVAGE is encoded by the coding sequence ATGACCGCCATCCGCCCCCACACGCGCCGCGGCTCCCGCCCGCGCCACGTCCGGCTCACCGAGCCGCTGGTCCGCGAGCACGGCGTGCTGCGCCCCGCCTCCTGGCCGGAGGCCCTGGACCGGGCCGCCGCCGGGTTCCGGGACGTGCCCGGCGAGCGCTTCGGCATGTTCAGCTGCTCGAAGGCGACCAACGAGATGAACTACACCGCCCAGAAGTTCGCCAGGGCGGTGATGGGCAGCAACAACGTCGACAGCTGCAACCGCACTTGACACGCTCCCAGCGTCGTCGGTCTGACGGCGGTGTTCGGTGCCGGCGGCGGCACCTCCTCCTACGTCGAGGCGGAGAACGCCGACCTCCTCGTCCTGTGGGGCAGTAACGCCCGCGAGACGCACCCGATCTTCTTCCACCACGTGCTGCAGGGGCTGCGGCGCGGGGCCCGGATGTTCTCGGTGGACCCGCGGCACACCTCGACCGCGCACTGGGCGGACTCCTGGCTCGGCCTCGACGTCGGCACCGACATCGCGCTCGCCAACGCCGTCGGCCGGGAGATCATCCGGGCCGGGCTGGTGAACCGGACCTTCGTGGAGCGTTCCACCACCGGCTACGACGACTACGCCGCGGCCGTCGAGCCGTACACCCTGGAGCGGGCCGAGGAGATCACCGGCGTACCGGCGTCGTCGATCCGGGAGCTGGCGCACGCCTACGGCCGGGCCGACCGCGCCCAGATCTGCTGGACGCTCGGGATCACCGAGCACCACAACGCCGCCGACTACGTGTTCGCGCTGATCAACCTGGCCCTGCTGACCGGCCACGTCGGCCGCTACGGCTCCGGGCTGGTCCCGTTGCGCGGGCAGAACAACGTGCAGGGCGGCGGGGACATGGGCGCCATCCCGGCGAAGCTGCCCGGCGGCTACGACGTGTCCGACGACGACGCCAGGGCCCGGTTCGAGGCGGTCTACCGCGGCCGGCCGATCCCGCCGGCCAAGGGCATGCACCTGTCGGAGATGTTCGAGGCCATGGAGCGCCGCGAGCTGACCGCGCTGTACTGCATCGGGGAGAACCCGGCCGAGTCCGAGGCGAACGCCACCCACGCCCGGAACCTGCTGCGCGGCCTGGACAACCTCGTCGTGCAGGACATCTTCCGGACCGCGACCGCCGAGCTCGCCGACGTCGTGCTGCCCGCGGCCGCGGACTGGTGCGAGTACGAGGGCACCGTCACCAACTCCGAGCGGCGGGTGCAGCGGGTCCGCAAGGCGCTCGACCCACCCGGCCTGGCCCGCCCGGACACCCACGTCATCGGCGACATCGCCCGGCGGCTCGGGCAGGACTGGGGCACCCCGACCGCCGAGCAGGTCTGGGACGAGCTGCGCTCGGTGTCACTGAACTGGCACCACGGGATGAGCTACGCCCGGCTCGACGAGCTCGGCGGCATCCAGTGGCCGTGCCCGGACGAGGAGCACCCGGGTACCCCGCTGATGCACGCCCGGCTCTGGGAGACCGATCCGGACCTGCGCGGCGCGCCGGCACCGTTCACCCCGGTCGCGCACGTCCCACCGGTTGACGAGCTGTCCGCGGAGTTCCCGGTCCGGCTCACCACGGTGCGGCTGCTCGACGCCTACAACTCCGGGGTCCAGACCGGTGGCTACTCCTCCCCGCTGCGCCGCAGGGAGTCGCTGCGGATGGACGCCGCCGACGCCGCGCACCTCGGCATCGCCGACGGCGACCGGGTCCGGGTGACCAGCCGGCGCGGCTCGGTCGAGGCTCCGGTGTGGCTGGACCCGTCGCTGCGGCCCGGGCTGGCCTCGTTCACCCCGCACTTCACCGAGGAGGTCGACGTGAACGTCCTGACCAACGACGCGTGGGACCCGAAGTCGGGCACCTCGGAGTTCAAGGCGACCGCGGTGCGGATCGAGCGGGTGGCCGGCGGCACGCCGGTCGCCGGGGAGTAG
- a CDS encoding NAD-dependent epimerase/dehydratase family protein encodes MKVLVLGGDGYLGWPTALHLSDRGHEVAVLDSGVRRGYDVELGVESLVPIRSLEERVAAWAEVSGTRIPVHHTDLLDADAVQQVLADLRPDAVVHYAEQRSAPYSMLDRAHAVHTQHNNVIGTLNLLYAIGAVDPDIHLVKLGTLGEYGTPDIDIEEGWLTVEHNGRSDRMLFPKRPGSFYHLSKVHDSHNIEFACRAWDLRATDLNQGVVYGHHTEQTARDERLATRFDYDAVFGTVLNRFTVQAVLGEPLTVYGSGRQTRGVIDIRDTVECIRLAVENPADRGEFRVFNQLTESFSVAELARLVAGTHPGGAEVVHLDNPRVEADEHHYRVVSTGLPALGLQPHLLADTLLDSLFDLVRRHTGRVDRSALLPTVQWRLPAHATAPAAEPPGL; translated from the coding sequence ATGAAGGTTCTCGTTCTGGGTGGCGACGGCTACCTCGGCTGGCCGACGGCGTTGCACCTGTCGGACCGCGGGCACGAGGTGGCGGTGCTCGACAGCGGTGTGCGGCGGGGCTACGACGTGGAGCTCGGGGTGGAGAGCCTGGTCCCCATCCGCAGCCTGGAGGAGCGGGTGGCGGCCTGGGCGGAGGTCTCGGGCACCCGGATCCCGGTCCACCACACCGACCTGCTCGACGCGGACGCCGTCCAGCAGGTGCTCGCGGACCTCCGCCCGGACGCGGTGGTCCACTACGCCGAGCAGCGCTCGGCCCCGTACTCGATGCTCGACCGCGCGCACGCGGTGCACACCCAGCACAACAACGTCATCGGCACGCTGAACCTGCTCTACGCCATCGGTGCGGTCGATCCGGACATCCACCTGGTCAAGCTCGGCACCCTCGGTGAGTACGGGACGCCGGACATCGACATCGAGGAGGGCTGGCTCACCGTCGAGCACAACGGGCGCAGCGACCGGATGCTGTTCCCGAAGCGGCCGGGCAGCTTCTACCACCTGTCCAAGGTGCACGACAGCCACAACATCGAGTTCGCCTGCCGCGCCTGGGATCTGCGCGCGACCGACCTGAACCAGGGCGTCGTGTACGGCCACCACACCGAGCAGACCGCCCGCGACGAACGGCTGGCGACCCGGTTCGACTACGACGCCGTGTTCGGCACGGTGCTCAACCGGTTCACCGTGCAGGCGGTGCTCGGCGAGCCGCTGACCGTCTACGGCTCCGGCCGCCAGACCCGCGGCGTGATCGACATCCGGGACACCGTGGAGTGCATCCGGCTCGCCGTGGAGAATCCGGCGGACCGCGGCGAGTTCCGGGTGTTCAACCAGCTCACCGAGTCCTTCTCGGTCGCGGAGCTGGCCCGGCTGGTGGCCGGCACCCATCCCGGCGGCGCCGAGGTCGTCCATCTCGACAACCCGCGGGTGGAGGCGGACGAGCACCACTACCGCGTGGTGTCGACCGGGCTGCCGGCGCTCGGGCTGCAGCCGCACCTGCTGGCCGACACCCTGCTCGACTCGCTGTTCGACCTCGTCCGGCGGCACACCGGCCGGGTGGACCGTTCCGCGCTGCTGCCGACCGTGCAGTGGCGGCTCCCGGCGCACGCCACGGCGCCGGCCGCGGAGCCTCCGGGACTGTGA